In Pyricularia oryzae 70-15 chromosome 2, whole genome shotgun sequence, one genomic interval encodes:
- a CDS encoding thiol-specific monooxygenase — protein sequence MVLRACFDVKRIAVIGAGPCGLAAAKYLVAQKAFSEIVVFEQAAEVGGVWNYSKTPSSTLHVPQTNPLCAPDPPVFPDKEGPAMFPSPMYDLLHTNIPRTIMGFKDLELSAGVAFPHRDEVQAYLVKYSQDVRHLIKFSTIVKDVRLRQGTEIDQWDVRTESSTGGNPQMQTFDAVVVASGHYSTTYMPRIPNIEDFHKTHPAVITHSKTYRSPSIYTGKKVIVVGNSASGVDIAAQIQRVAGKVFLSVREATASDSLAHIGAEETPPISEFLVKEKGVQFEDGRVEKDIDSVVFCTGYLFAFPFLESLATPLLTDGRRVHGLYKDFLHIKHPTLVFPGLPIKVIPFPFSESQAAIYARLWANALPLPSEKEMSDWEKSAEEQRGPAFHVYPKKGDVEYLREMHAWASKAESGKEPPLWTDEQVWQREIYAQAKLEFEKTGRTAKTLAELGFHYKAPSDVVEEAAQDVL from the coding sequence ATGGTCCTCCGAGCCTGCTTCGATGTGAAGCGCATCGCCGTCATCGGCGCTGGCCCCTGTGGCCTCGCTGCTGCCAAATACCTCGTGGCGCaaaaggccttttccgaaATCGTTGTCTTTGAGCAGGCAGCAGAAGTCGGCGGGGTTTGGAATTACAGCAAGACTCCCTCGAGCACGCTGCACGTTCCTCAGACGAACCCCTTGTGCGCGCCGGATCCCCCAGTCTTTCCCGACAAGGAGGGACCGGCTATGTTTCCGTCGCCCATGTATGATCTCTTGCATACCAACATTCCAAGAACTATAATGGGATTTAAAGACTTGGAATTGTCTGCCGGTGTGGCTTTTCCCCATCGGGATGAGGTTCAGGCTTATTTGGTGAAGTACTCGCAAGACGTTCGACATCTTATCAAATTCTCTACCATTGTCAAAGACGTTCGTCTCAGGCAAGGGACAGAAATTGATCAATGGGATGTCAGAACCGAGTCCTCTACGGGTGGTAATCCACAGATGCAGACCTTTGACGCTGTTGTGGTTGCATCTGGTCACTACTCCACGACTTATATGCCCCGGATCCCCAACATTGAGGACTTTCACAAAACGCACCCAGCCGTCATTACACACTCAAAGACCTACCGCTCGCCCAGTATCTACACGGGCAAGAAGGTCATTGTTGTGGGCAACTCAGCCTCAGGAGTTGACATTGCAGCGCAGATCCAGAGGGTGGCTGGGAAGGTGTTCCTCTCGGTGCGGGAGGCGACAGCGTCGGATAGCTTAGCCCACATTGGGGCTGAAGAAACACCTCCAATCTCAGAGTTTCTGGTGAAGGAAAAGGGGGTGCAGTTCGAAGACGGCCGGGTTGAGAAGGACATTGATTCCGTGGTGTTTTGCACTGGGTATCTTTTTGCCTTCCCCTTTTTGGAGTCGCTTGCTACCCCGCTGTTGACAGACGGCCGTCGTGTCCACGGACTATACAAGGACTTCCTGCACATCAAGCATCCTACATTGGTGTTCCCGGGTCTTCCGATCAAGGTTATTCCGTTCCCATTCTCGGAAAGCCAGGCTGCAATCTACGCGCGGCTCTGGGCGAACGCCTTGCCGCTGCCATCCGAGAAGGAAATGTCCGACTGGGAAAAGAGCGCGGAAGAGCAGAGAGGCCCGGCGTTTCACGTCTACCCAAAGAAGGGCGATGTCGAGTATCTCAGGGAGATGCACGCCTGGGCTTCAAAGGCCGAGAGTGGAAAGGAGCCTCCGCTATGGACCGATGAACAAGTTTGGCAGAGGGAAATCTACGCGCAAGCCAAGCTAGAGTTTGAAAAGACTGGCAGGACCGCCAAGACCCTCGCTGAACTCGGCTTCCATTACAAGGCGCCGTCTGACGTAGTGGAGGAAGCCGCTCAGGATGTTCTATGA
- a CDS encoding aromatic amino acid aminotransferase, protein MQLPTRPLSRRQDNGEDDSRPLPRDLSHYYSQTTKNRKPSQVKEFYKFFQIPGIVNFAGGLPNLRFFPFDTLEAQTAKPERWTPSESTATNTDSRSNGDSRDRSESTHITVPLVAKETDPLRKIDLATALQYGMADGYPPLLSFVRQFTREHLHPDVPYRSGPEVVLTVGSTDGFAKTLELFVDPWSEGKGDDVRDRPGLLCERFAYGNVLTQARPKGVQVVTVEADSGGMLADGPGGLEDVLANWDDSKGRRPHLLYTVTMGHNPTGIVLDVERRKALYAICSKYDVLIVEDDPYWYMQFPSAAREEAKSRNLPPPQVTSTYSRSTGYPFLDSLVPSFLSFDVDGRVVRLDTFSKTVAPGCRLGWLTAQPAIIERFVRITETSTQQPSGFVQSMIGELVMSSQPTETKTTFLGLRTHKDRTAFTGWQMDGWVRWLEGLRGVYEDRMNRVCRILDDGKYQLKQGTPVVPGSHPLDADWGVITKKKLFEFDWPRGGMFVWLRVFFESHPLWKAPRPGKDGEPAGVMDGGVLSGALLAMLTKKPWLVLVAPGFMFSANEEIQRKDGWAYFRLCFAAEAEEAVDPCTQRFVDGIQRFWKIKTVREIEDLLKGFPISSGEASSMNVADQDVGNMGMYMGC, encoded by the exons ATGCAACTACCCACTCGCCCCCTGTCCCGGAGGCAGGACAATGGTGAAGACGACAGCAGGCCTCTACCCCGGGATCTGAGCCATTACTATTCGCAAACGACCAAGAACCGAAAACCCAGCCAAGTCAAGGAATTTTATAAATTTTTCCAGATACCAGGCATTGTGAACTTTGCCGGAG GTCTTCCCAACCTCCGCTTCTTCCCATTCGACACGCTCGAGGCGCAGACCGCAAAGCCGGAGCGCTGGACGCCGAGCGAAAGCACCGCCACCAACACGGACAGCCGCAGCAATGGCGACTCTCGCGACCGCAGCGAGTCGACCCACATCACGGTGCCGCTGGTCGCCAAGGAGACGGACCCGCTGCGCAAGATCGACCTGGCCACGGCCCTACAGTACGGCATGGCCGACGGCTACCCGCCGCTGCTGTCGTTTGTGCGCCAGTTTACCCGCGAGCACCTGCACCCCGACGTGCCGTACCGCTCGGGGCCAGAGGTCGTCCTGACCGTCGGCTCCACCGACGGCTTCGCCAAGACGCTCGAGCTCTTTGTCGACCCGTGGAGCGAGGGTAAAGGAGACGACGTTCGCGACAGGCCCGGATTGCTGTGCGAGAGGTTCGCCTATGGCAACGTGCTCACCCAGGCCAGGCCCAAGGGCGTCCAGGTCGTCACCGTCGAGGCCGACTCGGGCGGCATGCTTGCGGATGGACCGGGGGGCTTGGAGGATGTGCTCGCAAACTGGGATGACAGCAAGGGCCGGAGGCCCCATCTCCTGTACACGGTCACCATGGGTCACAACCCGACGGGCATCGTGTTGGATGTGGAGCGGCGAAAGGCGCTGTATGCTATATGCAGCAAGTATGACGTGCTGATCGTAGAGGATGATCCTTACTG GTACATGCAGTTTCCTTCGGCAGCCCGAGAGGAGGCCAAGAGCAGGAATTTGCCCCCGCCACAGGTGACCTCCACATACTCACGGTCGACCGGCTATCCGTTCTTGGACTCCCTGGTTCCATCATTCCTGAGCTTTGACGTGGACGGCCGTGTTGTCCGACTGGACACCTTCTCAAAGACCGTTGCACCTGGCTGCAGACTCGGCTGGTTAACGGCACAGCCTGCGATCATTGAGCGATTCGTAAG AATCACGGAAACATCGACCCAGCAGCCAAGCGGGTTCGTCCAATCCATGATTGGCGAATTGGTCATGAGCTCCCAACCCAccgagaccaagacgacattCCTCGGCCTCCGCACCCACAAGGACCGGACAGCCTTCACCGGCTGGCAGATGGACGGCTGGGTGCGCTGGCTCGAGGGCCTCCGCGGCGTCTACGAGGACAGGATGAACCGTGTTTGCCGCATCCTCGACGACGGCAAGTATCAGCTGAAGCAGGGCACTCCGGTCGTCCCCGGTTCACACCCGCTGGACGCCGATTGGGGCGTCATCACCAAGAAAAAGCTGTTCGAGTTCGACTGGCCCCGTGGCGGCATGTTCGTGTGGCTTCGCGTCTTCTTCGAGTCGCATCCGCTGTGGAAGGCTCCAAGGCCTGGCAAGGACGGCGAGCCCGCGGGTGTGATGGACGGTGGCGTCCTATCGGGCGCCTTGTTGGCCATGCTCACCAAGAAGCCGTGGCTGGTTCTTGTTGCGCCCGGGTTCATGTTCAGCGCCAACGAGGAGATTCAGCGCAAGGATGGCTGGGCCTATTTCCGGCTGTGCttcgccgccgaggccgaggaggccgtcgACCCGTGCACTCAGAGGTTCGTTGATGGCATTCAGCGGTTCTGGAAGATCAAGACAGTCCGCGAGATTGAGGATCTGTTGAAGGGTTTCCCCATATCCAGTGGCGAGGCATCATCCATGAATGTCGCGGACCAAGATGTCGGAAACATGGGCATGTATATGGGATGCTAA
- a CDS encoding 60S ribosomal protein L4-A, with translation MASRPTVTIIGADGKASGATHPIPNVFTAPIRPDIVQQVHKGMAKNKRQPYAVSEKAGHQTSAESWGTGRAVARIPRVSGGGTHRAGQAAFGNMCRSGRMFAPTKVWRKWHIKVNQGQKRFATTSALAASAVAPLLLARGHRISNIPEVPLVIDSAAFSGAALAKTAAAVGLLNAVGAGADLDKVKKSRAMRAGKGKLRGRRYRQRRGPLVIYDPATDGTDLVKGFRNIPGVETSSVYSLNLLQLAPGGHLGRFIVWTSAGFKALDNIYGTTTTPSALKKDFLLPSNVVSQADLTRLINSSEIQSVLRAPKGTARTKRQGCLKKNPLRNKQILLRLNPYASAYQKNKLGEEKLREGKPEVPEAFKTQLHEN, from the exons ATGGCTTCCCGACCGACCGTTACGATCATCGGCGCCGATGGCAAGGCCAGCGGTGCCACCCACCCGATCCCCAATGTCTTCACGGCCCCTATCCGTCCCGACATTGTTCAGCAGGTTCACAAGGGAATGGCAAAGAACAAGCGCCAGCCGTACGCCGTTAGCGAGAAGGCCGGTCACCAGACCTCTGCCGAGTCTTGGGGAACTG GTCGTGCCGTTGCCCGTATTCCCCGTGTCTCTGGTGGTGGTACCCACCGTGCCGGTCAGGCCGCTTTCGGTAACATGTGCCGTTCCGGTCGCATGTTCGCCCCTACCAAGGTTTGGCGCAAGTGGCACATCAAGGTCAACCAGGGCCAGAA GCGCTTCGCTACCACCTCCGCTCTCGCTGCTTCGGCCGTCGCCCCTCTCCTGCTCGCCCGCGGTCACAGGATCAGCAACATCCCCGAGGTTCCCCTGGTTATCGACTCTGCTGCTTTCAGCGGTGCCGCTCTTGCCAAGACTGCCGCCGCTGTCGGTCTCCTGAACGCCGTCGGCGCCGGTGCTGACCTTGACAAGGTCAAGAAGTCGAGGGCCATGCGTGCCGGTAAGGGTAAGCTTCGTGGCCGCAGGTACCGCCAGCGCCGCGGTCCCCTGGTCATCTACGACCCTGCCACCGACGGCACCGACCTTGTCAAGGGCTTCCGCAACATCCCAGGTGTCGAGACCAGCTCCGTCTACTCCCTCAACCTCCTCCAGCTCGCCCCTGGTGGCCACCTTGGTCGCTTCATTGTCTGGACCTCCGCTGGTTTCAAGGCCCTCGACAACATCTacggcaccaccaccaccccctCAGCGCTCAAGAAGGACTTCCTCCTGCCCTCTAACGTCGTCAGCCAAGCAGACCTTACCCGTCTGATCAACAGCTCCGAAATCCAGAGCGTCTTGCGCGCACCCAAGGGCACTGCCCGCACAAAGCGCCAGGGTTGCCTCAAGAAGAACCCTCTCAGGAACAAGCAGATCCTCCTCCGCCTTAACCCTTACGCTTCCGCCTACCAAAAGAACAAGCTTGGTGAGGAGAAGCTCAGGGAGGGCAAGCCTGAGGTACCTGAGGCGTTCAAGACTCAGCTTCACGAGAACTAG